In Plasmodium vinckei vinckei genome assembly, chromosome: PVVCY_13, a single genomic region encodes these proteins:
- a CDS encoding vesicle-associated membrane protein, putative, whose translation MKLLRVTPEKNIEFPLVHFQAVTQVVKLENISDRKVAFKIKTTAPNNYLVRPSFGLINVRETIDIQIILQPLSDKDNISNDKFQVQCLNVDNDTTVDKQFWVTVNKSEIQDHKLVVVLNDESSSKLPHSYLPSNNNPLSDMNHKNHNLNYADNGMNPDDGLKGSLPSMQRKYHELLNYCVFVDKQKVALEKENESLKNQLKAYGNNGSKFFIDSKLIPIIIVIIAIVTKSMGYW comes from the exons atgaaactaCTAAGAGTTACTcccgaaaaaaatattgaattCCCTCTTGTACATTTTCAAGCAGTTACACAAGTAGTTAAGttagaaaatataagtgATAGAAAAGTcgcatttaaaataaaaacaactGCTCCAAATAACTATTTAGTTAGGCCATCTTTTGGGCTAATTAATGTAAGAGAGACAATAGacattcaaataattttacagCCATTATCAGATAAAgataatatatcaaatgataaatttcAAGTTCAATGCTTAAATGTCGATAATGATACAACTGTTGATAAACAGTTTTGGGTCACAGTTAATAAAAGTGAAATACAAGATCATAAACTTGTAGTTGTATTAAATGATGAAAGTTCAAGTAAATTACCACACTCATATTTACCATCTAATAATAATCCTCTTTCAGACATGAATCATAAAAatcataatttaaattatgcGGATAATGGCATGAATCCAGATGAtg gATTAAAAGGAAGCTTGCCGAGCATGCAGAGAAAATATCACGaacttttaaattattgtgTTTTTGTAGATAAACAAAAAGTGGCattagaaaaagaaaacgaAAGTTTAAAAAACCAATTGAAAGCATATGGTAACAATGGTAGTAAATTCTTTATTGACAGTAAATTAATACCTATAATTATCGTTATAATAGCTATTGTGACAAAGAGTATGGGCTATTggtaa
- a CDS encoding triosephosphate isomerase, putative, which produces MARKYFVSANWKCNGTKDSIKTLADSFNTVDFDPTKLDVVVFPVSVHYDLTRSLLNKKIGTGIQNVSKFGNGSYTGEVSAEIAKDLNIEYVLIGHFERRKYFNETDEDVRQKLQQAIKNNLKAVVCFGESLEQREANKTIEVITKQVKAFVDLIENFDNVILAYEPIWAIGTGKTATPEQAQEVHKEIRKIVKEICGEAQANKIRILYGGSVSVENCTSLIKQEDIDGFLVGTSSLKTSFTEIIKSAM; this is translated from the exons atggcaagaaaatattttgtatctGCTAACTGGAAATGTAATGGTACCAAGGATAGTATAAAAACCTTGGCAGACAGTTTTAATACAGTGGATTTCGATCCAACCAAACTAG ATGTTGTTGTATTCCCTGTAAGTGTACACTATGATCTTACTAGAAgcttattaaataaaaaaataggaaCAGGTATTCAAAATGTTTCAAAATTTGGCAATGGTTCATATACTGGTGAAGTTAGTGCAGAAATTGCAAAAGACTTAAACATCGAATATGTTCTAATTGGCCATTTTGAAAGAAGGAAATACTTTAATGAAACTGATGAAGATGTAAGACAAAAATTACAACAAGCtatcaaaaataatttaaaagcTGTTGTATGCTTTGGTGAATCACTAGAACAAAGAGAAGCCAACAAAACTATCGAAGTAATCACAAAACAAGTAAAAGCTTTTGTTGATttaattgaaaattttgataatgTCATATTAGCTTATGAACCCATATGGGCTATTGGAACCGGAAAAACAGCCACACCAGAACAAGCACAAGAAGTTCATAAAgaaattagaaaaattgtaaaagaaatatgCGGTGAAGCTCAAGCAAATAAAATCAGAATTTTATACGGAGGTAGTGTTAGCGTTGAAAATTGTACTTCATTAATTAAACAAGAAGACATCGATGGTTTCTTAGTTGGAACAAGCTCATTAAAGACCTCGTTCActgaaattattaaatctgccatgtaa